AGCCACAATTGAGTGAATTGACATTATTAATTGTTTTCATattgtttaatttaaaatatcatttcCCTCTACTACCTAATGCGAGAAGAGAGGATTTGATTTGGATTTTTGGAATGAAAACAAAGGAAAATACATTATTTTGTCTTTCAAAATACTTCTTTAAGTCCAAAGCATTAGTATATTTTTCTCACAAATTGAAAGACTTTCAACCACGTCCACACGTTAATCTAAATAGATATGGAATCTATTAtactataaataataatataagatatacCTAAGCTCATGCAAAAACTATTGACATAAAAGTTGAAGaatctgtttaaaaaaaaaaaagaatctgttctattattatattattattataataaataatataattaaggtATACCTATTCCATGAAACTCAGAGAAAAACGATTGCAGAAAAGTTGaagaatatattatattattaaaaatatttaaggtATACCTATTCCATAAAACTCATGCAAAAACTATTGACATAAAAGTTGAAGAATTAATAATAGTAAGGTACTCCTCCCGTcttaaattataagagaaaaaatcttattttttttcccaaattataagggaaaaactatttttaagaatgtatttttttcttaatctcataaaattaaatgcaaattgcatttaattttctttctatCCCCTTTTCaacttttctcaataaacaacaatcaataaaaattgttttttacatCTTTTCATgcaacttatttcaagaaaaacccacaaaacatatttcaaataatcatgttttactttttcttaataagtgtgatttctgttttttcctttataatttgggacggaaggagtataGTTATTCCCTAAGACTCATGCATAAGCTATTGATAAAAGTTGAAGAAATAAAGGTGGTGtgtgtttaaaaaattattacagTATTATTAACATAACATATTTtcgccattaaaaaaaaaaagacatattttctgttaaaataataaataaataaataagactacaatttgaagatttttttaaaacagcAAAAGACGTCATAAGGGTAGAGATAGTAATGTGTGGGTCTATCTTGGCTAGAGATAGCAGCATATATGTTGAACAAATTCAGAATTCCATGCTTCTTCCTTTTATAAGATTGATTTTTTCGAATGACAACGAAGGGATAAAaaacataagctcaattttctTCTCATTCATCAACGTAGCAATACCTCTATTAAGGGCATTTTGGttctcctattttaaaaatcattttttggttctccaattttacatttttctaaAGTTTGGTCTCCCATATCATTAATTTTTGGGTCATTTTGCAAGATTTGGTCTACTCATTATTGACATATTATTACTTATTAAGTCACATTGAATATCTATGTCAACAAAAATATACTACCTCCATTCCTTATTATAAAACTCTGTTTCACCACTGCACGTacgccaatgcacaattttgatcactaatatttttagttgtctattagtaaaaaatataaaaacttaatattttgaaaatactcatcaaaacaaattgaacaagattttatatgttaatatttacatttatatattattaaaaaaatacggtcaaaataagGTAAATgtatagtacatttttgtcaaacagtgtcttataattagggacagagGTAGTATCTAATATTGTCACATCATATATGAATAGACCATATCATCAAAAataacccaaaaataaaataggaaccaaaattttggaaaaaaaattaaattttagagaccaaataaccaatttttaaaataggaggccaaaactttatttattttttaaaattaaatgcatCAAGAGTTCATTTAAgccaagaaaaaaatatatcatgatGGCAAAATCACTCAAACATAAAATGGGATTGCCATTTGAGTATTTCCCTCGCAAATCTTTAATACGAGTATTTCCCTCGCAAATCTTAATACTCAAATTACCAAATATACATCTAagccaaaattttaatttatcttccATGCAGGGACGGATCTAGACCTAATATATTGGTGtggctaaaaaaattatgttcacaaattttatagttaaaaaaaaaaaaatcacgcttgcagataaaatttaatatatatttgagatcaattaaaattaacggtattaTCAATAACAGTGTATAAACCtttaatgataaattttaaattatccgataaatttaaaattaaaactttaatGTTGGtgaatttcaataacatatcaaattattttaaatttttgtaaaattttacatgAATTATCTAGatgatatgaattttaaatttaacgataaattttgtaaattttatactcGTTAAAATGTTACcggtataatttaatttctctaatatatatatatatatatatatatatatatatatatatatatattgatcacttctttataaaaaaaaattaccacaaCTATTATTCTTGATTCTTTGTAGTTAACTAGCAACAAGGCAGCAATTTCTttgtaagaaaaagaaattaaaagcaACCTATACAGAACTTGAACTCAAAACCCTTGAGTAAATGGGAGGATACATAACCACTAAGCCAAAAGAATAATTATGATAATATTAGtagttatacatatatatatatatacaataattctggtgtggctatagccacagtCAACCCCTACATGCATCCGTCCCTGCTTCCATGGGATCCTATTCgaatttaaaaatatgtataaaaccaaaattctattattaatttatataaacaataaaaacactaaaagagcattgtcaaaaaaaaaaagagcaaaatTATTTGGCAATCGACGTGTTTTCATGATAGGGAATGGGAAGCCAACAAATCACTTTCCTACATATTTATTGAGTTTTATTCCCACAAGATTGCAAGAGAAACTATTGTTCCTCTTTTGGCATATCATGAGTAGGTTTCCCAAATAACCGAATGATTTTACTATTtcatattataattaaaaaaatttgattaattaattaattagttcaTGTCTTTTCAACACAATTACGTACCAACTcattagggtctgtttggtaaaaataagctataagctagctgatagctgataagctagctgatagctgaaaagctagcttatagctgatagctgaaaagctagcttattgaaattaaagtgtttggtaaaattagcttttaaagtggttattaaatataaaattacataattgatagtgggtagtttattttttagagtgggtagttattaaattaaagggtaaaaatggaataaagtgtaaaaagctataagctataagctcaaatgctacttgaaatagcatctgaaaaaaagctataagctagtacaaaaagcttgttaccaaacacctctaattttttgaaacaagcttataagtgttaaatatgcttggatctcaaccccaaaagctagctcaaagggtgaggttgccctcacatatttatacacttcacatcccgggaacctaagcaaagtgggacttcaaacaatctccaacaacacaacaacatttAACActcaccctcacgcctagcgtggtcctgggtcaaatgcccacattgcagtccttaacccggctttgataccatgttaaatatgcttggatctcaaccccaaaagctagctcaaagggtgaggttgccctcacatatttatacacttcacatcccgggaacctaagcaatgtgggacttcaaacaatctccaacaacacaacaacatttaacaataagctcatataataagctataagctagcttatttgtgttaccaaaaaGAAATACAAAGGTCAATATGATAAAGTTTTCCCTGTTTTttcgtgtatatatataatatatatgagaTTATAGTATTGTAGTCACATGAAATAGTGTAGTTACGTAGTATGAATCCACGTTATGTCGGCACCTTAATACAGTGACGCGTTAATATTTCGTTATCATTTGAAAggaacgtttttttttttaagcaactcATTTGAAAGGAacttattaatataaaaaacaaaattagagcTATATATCCATTTGATTGAAGTATATCCCTCTCAATGAATGACATCAATAttttaacttaaaatattataaaatgtctattggattaatattataaaatgtaTATTGACTAATATACATTGGATTAAATTTTTTGACTATGAATTAAATTTGAAGTTATTTGTACTctatagtgttttttttttttttttgtatatttaaaCATCTAAgaattgacaatattttttatttgaagaagccaaataccatataaaaatatatcatttatacTTAttgatttgaattaaaaaaataaaagaaactatATTAAAAACGACATCATATTTATACCGTATATAAATATGTTGTCGactacaaattattttttttaacgttCGACTACAAATTGTTGTTGAAATAACAtttcacttttttgttttttttttaataaaatgctTTATAGGATGTTCGACcataacataataataaaaatgtattcaaacgtttttattttatagattttaaatttattgattttttttttgttgaatactTTATTTATgcaaactttttaaaaatatattgaacaATATATTCTTTAATTGGAATAAATAGTCATTTTGGTTAATCAAGTGTATGAAAAAAAAGTAGCATAAAAAAGGTTGATCAAGTGTGTGTGTAAGTGGACTAGTGGCGTAGCCGTGATCCTAAATCGGGGTTtaaactttttaattttaataaataattttaattatatataagtttatcaagtgtgtattaataattttagtttACCAATTATTTGGAAATTCTCAAATATTTCTCAAGCGTTGAAGTAGCACAATCAAAGAGAGAAATCACACTAAACCAGAGGCAATACTGTTTGAATCTTTTGACTGAGACAGGTGACTTGGGTTGGGACTTGGGATGCAAGCCATCAAGCATTCCTACATAATTACCAGTTGCGATTGTTGCGGTGctaaatcattttgaaatttcacaaaatatataaaatgacaCAACTATGTCAGTGCGCTATTTATCTACAATTGCAgagtcttagtttattccataaacactGGTTtgaagtaagatttttcatttgatttgatgcagATTATGATTTGAggttcatatattttattttttggtgagaaatTTTGAAGAACATGACCGAAATCGTCTGATGCGGCTTCTGATGTAGTTACGGCGCGACCGTACACGTCAATGAAAATAACACCGCGATTGTGGTGCGATGCGGTTGCTGAGGGACCTAGCCCCTGCCACATGTGAATTGTAATAGCTCTTCTTGTGCTAAAGAATTAGCTTCTTACTGTAACAGTCAAAGTGTTTTGCACGTTGCTTCTAATTAATCCTGTGTTCCATGAGAGGAGAAAACACAGATATAGATTTTCATGTGGTTAGAGAAAGATTGCAAGCATGTTTGATGAACTTGGATTTCTAGACATATATAAACctcagcttgagggggagtatTGAAGCATTTAGCTGAAATTAGCTTAAATTAGAAGTTAGTGTGAATTACTTGTCATGCAAGTAACTATGAAACTAGTGAGCTATCTTAATTGTCAAAGTTAATTAGCTCTTAGGAAGTAGTTATGCTGACTTAACACTTGCTTAGATAGTTAGTTATGATGTTGATCATTGTATAAAGATTGTATCATGTAATAACTTCAATTTGAGTTGAATAATACAATGAACATTTTTTCTCCAATTTCATATGTGATGCAAACAGCTTGGGAAGTATATATGGTGATGCTGCTTGATGACAAAGGAAGATGATTATCttaaaattgtgattaaaatatGTTAAGATGTACATATTTTCTTTATACATATTGTGCAAGAATCTTTATACAAATCAAATTATAATATGGAACACTTAAAATATCTAAAAAAGTACTGTGTACACTCCTAACTTCCTGcctttagttttagttttagtttttcCAAATGGAAAATCTTAATAATTGAGTTCCTTTCCATTCCACAACAAGTTCATTCTCATTTCCTCCTTCAATTCTAGCTTGATAAGAACTTTCACACCCTCTCAACACTTCTTTTACTTCCATCAAAACATTTTTGCTCAAACATCCACTTTCTAAGCTAATCTCAGCTTGAAAATCACCATCACTTTTCATCTCTTCCCATGTTTGTAACCAATCACAAGAAGATATACAAGGTGCAACAAAAAGCACTTCACATGCAATTCTTGCTTTTGAGAATTTTTCTGAAAATTGTGATTCAATTGATTCCAACAAAGCCTTATAATGCACCAAATTCCCTTCaaaaaatgacttaaaatttAAACTGTTTTTCAGTTTCTCAAATACATCGCCATCGCCAAATGTAATCATTCCCTTGCTTCCACAATTCTTGATCAAATCCTCAGCTACTTTCAAAAATTCCAAAGCAttttttcttctgtttcttACCATTCCCATGTGAGGAAGACCAATCATCAAATTAAAGGCTAAAAACACTTTCCTCGCACCGCGTTTGTTCATTATTTTGATCTCACTAACCAATTCCTCTAATCCCTTTTCCTCTACCATCAAGTTCAAACCACATGATTTCGCATACTCACAAAGTTCCCTTTTAGTATCCTCAAAATTCCAAACACATTCAGAATTTTCATCGTGACTCGATTTAATTGATGTCAATTTCAATCTTTTGTTTATTCTTGAAGCAGACTCCAATAAAGAAGGCCATTGAACACCATTTCCAAtacaaaaatcaattatgtgGATTTCATCACAATCTTCTAACATAGCAGCCTCAAGAATTGCTGAAATAGCTGCAAAATGAGCAACTTTTCCAACTAAATTCCCTTGATAGAGTGCTTTGAAAGAAGAATCGAAGTTCTTTTGAGCCTCGCCTTTGAGATATTCACCATGATTTGTAACCTCTTGAGACAAATAAAATGCAAGTGTTTCAAAAGAATCACCCATTGGAGTAACTTTTTGGCTTATACACTTCAAATTAACTTCTGCTAGTGCTTTTTGTCCTTTCTCTAAAGCTTCTCCATGTGCTTCCATCAAGTGTGGAAGACTCActtgattttcaatttccatGTTTTGTTGGGGAAGAATAAGTGATTGTTGAATTGAGGAAAAATCTGATTTCATTGATTGTGTTGGACTCCATGAATCATATTGGAAATTTTGTGACGCGAAATTATCATTAgttatagtagtagtagtaccaATGTTCATTTCGCAACTGTCTCTGATGAGATTTGAACTTTGTTCCTCGAGGTTACAGGGAAAATTTTGTGAAGGGAAGCTCCCTTCGCTTTCTTCTCGGTATTCATATTCATGAATATCAACAATTTGAGGACATGAAATTGAATCAAAAGATTCTAATTCCATGAGTGATGAAAGTTCCAAGATTTCTGATTCATCAATTGGAAATTGGACATGATCATTGGTGAACATGGAAATTTCCGAGAGATTACTATTCTCTGAAGTGCTTAGTAGAGTATTGAattcataatcatcaacatGGTCATTCATGATGATGCCATATGGAACATAGTCAACATCAACATGGTCATCATCCATGATCATGCCATATGAACCATAATCATCAACATGGTCATCCATGATGATGCC
This genomic interval from Trifolium pratense cultivar HEN17-A07 linkage group LG6, ARS_RC_1.1, whole genome shotgun sequence contains the following:
- the LOC123889894 gene encoding protein NODULATION SIGNALING PATHWAY 2-like, yielding MNQQEILHSPWPLTYVQIDSSIFDNHHQTMVHLGHYDPYGIIMDDHVDDYGSYGMIMDDDHVDVDYVPYGIIMNDHVDDYEFNTLLSTSENSNLSEISMFTNDHVQFPIDESEILELSSLMELESFDSISCPQIVDIHEYEYREESEGSFPSQNFPCNLEEQSSNLIRDSCEMNIGTTTTITNDNFASQNFQYDSWSPTQSMKSDFSSIQQSLILPQQNMEIENQVSLPHLMEAHGEALEKGQKALAEVNLKCISQKVTPMGDSFETLAFYLSQEVTNHGEYLKGEAQKNFDSSFKALYQGNLVGKVAHFAAISAILEAAMLEDCDEIHIIDFCIGNGVQWPSLLESASRINKRLKLTSIKSSHDENSECVWNFEDTKRELCEYAKSCGLNLMVEEKGLEELVSEIKIMNKRGARKVFLAFNLMIGLPHMGMVRNRRKNALEFLKVAEDLIKNCGSKGMITFGDGDVFEKLKNSLNFKSFFEGNLVHYKALLESIESQFSEKFSKARIACEVLFVAPCISSCDWLQTWEEMKSDGDFQAEISLESGCLSKNVLMEVKEVLRGCESSYQARIEGGNENELVVEWKGTQLLRFSIWKN